The following proteins come from a genomic window of Mustela lutreola isolate mMusLut2 chromosome 6, mMusLut2.pri, whole genome shotgun sequence:
- the LOC131834727 gene encoding basic proline-rich protein-like: MINNIIFKFRQFLGDLCSYDQKSKETVKRNYRPARPRPSSRTNRPQLRDPARPSPGRVTGWARPSAPAGRQSPSQRDPGLPPLASLTPPLPPRAAPPPPPAPHSCPCGGRAGRSRGAGSGGGGAARGPPHGGHPGLRAPREPRPGHSTRPHPEPRCRPRLSTWASEPAAANPPAPPPPSPRWGTPPPPPAQRSSRPPRLPPPGIPCRPAHPRESLGPSPSLPRAARPALLPSPLKTLNVPYSAPGRGKARARPPRPGPHGPGGRSPRLAARPPAAPSPAAAVMPRPGAPASAAASPARRLRPPPARPALPPRPPAGSPV, translated from the exons ATGATAAACAACATCATTTTCAAATTTAGGCAGTTCTTGGGTGATCTTTGCTCTTATGACCAAA AAAGTAAAGAGACGGTAAAGAGAAACTACCGCCCCGCCCGTCCCCGCCCCTCTTCCCGGACCAACCGCCCCCAACTGCGCGACCCGGCCAGGCCTTCCCCGGGCCGCGTGACCGGGTGGGCCCGCCCCTCCGCCCCCGCCGGGCGCCAGTCCCCGAGCCAGCGCGACCCCGGGCTCCCGCCCCTCGCGTCCCtaaccccgcccctcccccctcgGGCCGCGCCACCgcctcctcccgccccccacTCTTGTCCCTGCGGCGGCCGGGCGGGGCGGAGCCGCGGGGCGGGCAGCGGAGGGGGAGGCGCGGCCCGGGGTCCGCCCCACGGGGGACACCCGGGGCTCCGGGCTCCACGCGAGCCCCGACCGGGGCACTCAACCCGTCCCCACCCTGAGCCGCGGTGCCGGCCGCGCCTGTCCACTTGGGCCTCCGAGCCGGCGGCGGCgaacccccccgcccctcccccgccgagCCCCCGCTGGGggacgccccctcccccgcccgcgcAGCGCAGCTCGCGGCCTCCCCGCCTCCCGCCCCCGGGGATCCCCTGCCGCCCCGCCCACCCGCGGGAAAGCCTCGGACCTTCGCCCTCCCTCCCCCGCGCCGCTCGGCCCGCGCTCCTCCCGTCGCCCCTAAAGACGCTAAACGTGCCCTACTCTGCCCCGGGGAGAGGTAAAGCCCGCGCCCGCCCTCCGCGTCCCGGGCCCCACGGTCCCGGGGGCCGCTCGCCCCGCCTTGCCGCccggccccccgccgccccctccccggcGGCGGCGGTCATGCCGCGGCCCGGGGCGCCGGCGAGCGCGGCCGCCTCCCCCGCCCGGCGCCTGCGGCCCCCGCCCGCGCGCCCCGcacttcccccccgccccccggccggcTCCCCTGTTTAA